The following proteins are co-located in the Gloeocapsa sp. PCC 7428 genome:
- a CDS encoding NAD(P)/FAD-dependent oxidoreductase — protein sequence MNRSEETIDVLILGAGPAGTATAIQCAQAGLDVTIVEREQFPRDRPGETLHPGIEPLLQQLGVAEQTLTPDLLRHPGIWVQWARSQFVRFGQDDAEVWRGFQIWRADFDAALLNHAKKLGVKVRQPCGAKALLLRANRVVGVKTSLGALYATFVVDATGSHHWLARQLKLPITYYSPRLIARYGYATGVSQSSPAIAADNQGWTWTAQVRPQLYQWTRLSFNQPIDKHWIPPEAQLQLIKTNAADVTWRIVEQPAGKGYFLVGDAASVLDPAASHGVLKAIMSGMMAGHMITQILNHTQPENIVTQAYNHWLQTWFHHDIKKLKQLYATLPTPPQWL from the coding sequence ATGAACCGATCTGAAGAAACAATTGATGTACTCATTCTCGGTGCGGGACCCGCAGGCACAGCAACCGCGATACAATGCGCTCAAGCTGGACTTGATGTCACAATTGTTGAACGCGAACAATTTCCGCGCGATCGCCCTGGAGAAACACTGCACCCAGGAATTGAACCTTTACTACAACAACTCGGCGTTGCTGAACAAACATTAACTCCTGACTTACTACGTCATCCAGGAATTTGGGTGCAATGGGCGCGATCGCAATTTGTCCGCTTTGGTCAAGATGATGCAGAGGTATGGCGTGGTTTTCAGATATGGCGTGCTGATTTTGATGCTGCTTTACTCAACCATGCTAAAAAGTTAGGAGTTAAAGTACGACAACCCTGCGGTGCTAAAGCACTACTTCTACGTGCCAATCGAGTTGTAGGTGTAAAAACATCGCTGGGCGCTTTATATGCAACCTTTGTTGTTGATGCAACTGGTAGTCACCACTGGCTAGCGCGTCAATTAAAATTACCAATTACGTACTATAGCCCGCGTTTAATTGCCCGCTACGGTTACGCTACAGGAGTTTCCCAATCTTCACCCGCGATCGCCGCAGATAATCAAGGTTGGACATGGACAGCCCAAGTACGCCCTCAACTGTATCAATGGACGCGACTATCCTTCAACCAACCCATCGATAAACACTGGATTCCCCCAGAAGCCCAACTGCAACTCATTAAAACCAACGCCGCCGACGTCACCTGGCGCATCGTCGAACAGCCAGCAGGTAAAGGTTACTTCCTCGTTGGCGATGCAGCATCCGTACTCGATCCAGCCGCTTCCCACGGTGTCCTCAAAGCCATTATGTCCGGTATGATGGCAGGACACATGATTACCCAAATTCTCAACCACACACAACCCGAAAACATCGTCACTCAAGCCTACAATCACTGGCTACAAACCTGGTTCCACCACGACATCAAAAAACTCAAACAACTCTACGCCACCCTACCAACCCCCCCTCAATGGCTCTAA